A DNA window from Akkermansiaceae bacterium contains the following coding sequences:
- a CDS encoding lactonase family protein, whose amino-acid sequence MRTTLFNLFLLSSSVFAAPVFIGTGADGIYLTDFDAATGKLSEPKLAAEYKGPGWIEFHPSKPVLYAAGSPKQEFPDKTGAIAAFKIGAGNSLEFISETSSGGKGPCHLALDATGSTLAVANYNDGTTATIRLGEDGSFAKIATTIIAAGSGPTDRQKGPHAHGVYFDKSNAFLFMPDLGIDKVLVYKHDPKTSEITVSEPLGTKPGAGPRHLAFSPDEKHAYIINELDSTVLVASHDGKGGLKEIQTVPTLPADFTERSTTSEIEVHPNGKFVYGSNRGHDSIVVYARDTETGKLTFVQHAPCGGKTPRHFKIDPSGKWMLVGHQASDTISVLPLDTATGKLGEPASTVSAPKPICLLFGK is encoded by the coding sequence ATGCGTACCACACTCTTCAATCTCTTCCTGCTTTCCTCCTCCGTCTTCGCCGCACCTGTCTTCATCGGCACGGGTGCCGATGGCATCTACCTGACGGATTTCGACGCCGCCACGGGCAAGCTTTCCGAACCGAAGCTCGCAGCCGAATACAAGGGCCCCGGCTGGATCGAGTTCCACCCATCAAAGCCGGTGCTCTACGCGGCGGGCAGTCCGAAACAGGAGTTCCCCGACAAGACCGGAGCCATCGCCGCATTCAAGATCGGCGCTGGAAACTCCCTGGAGTTCATCAGCGAAACTTCGAGCGGCGGCAAGGGTCCGTGCCACCTGGCGCTGGATGCCACCGGCAGCACGCTCGCCGTGGCGAACTACAATGACGGCACGACCGCCACCATCCGCCTTGGTGAGGACGGCTCATTCGCAAAGATCGCCACCACCATCATCGCGGCGGGCAGCGGCCCGACCGACCGCCAGAAGGGACCGCATGCCCACGGCGTGTATTTCGACAAATCGAACGCGTTCCTTTTCATGCCGGACCTCGGGATCGACAAGGTGCTGGTCTACAAGCACGACCCGAAGACTTCGGAGATCACCGTCTCGGAACCCCTCGGCACCAAGCCCGGTGCCGGACCGCGCCACCTCGCTTTTTCACCTGACGAGAAGCACGCCTACATCATCAACGAGCTGGACAGCACCGTCCTGGTGGCCAGCCACGACGGAAAGGGAGGCCTGAAGGAAATCCAGACTGTGCCGACGCTGCCAGCGGACTTCACCGAAAGGAGCACCACTTCGGAGATCGAGGTCCACCCGAACGGCAAGTTCGTCTATGGCTCGAACCGCGGCCACGACTCCATCGTCGTGTATGCGCGTGACACGGAGACCGGCAAGCTGACCTTCGTCCAGCACGCCCCGTGCGGTGGCAAGACCCCGCGCCATTTCAAGATCGACCCATCCGGCAAGTGGATGCTCGTCGGCCATCAGGCCAGCGACACCATCAGCGTGCTGCCGCTGGACACCGCCACCGGCAAGCTCGGTGAGCCGGCCAGCACCGTCTCCGCGCCGAAGCCGATCTGCTTGCTCTTCGGCAAGTGA
- a CDS encoding prolyl oligopeptidase family serine peptidase, whose amino-acid sequence MKTLLLGLFLIPALLHAKEPSSLNGMTKPEVKIVREWKSDDGKSLQAELLEYSETEIKVNTARNFKIVRIPMERLSQEDRDFVMAMVKKNSLDYSLTDGKFASQMVEGEFTKNVSEKGLKYQIKGNPKWDGKKRYPLMIWLHGAGQSGDDNTSQSAGSPRQLYNEEAQKKQPFFMLMPQCPDRAIGWKNEVADNLMALVTDLTDNLPIDKDRIYLTGSSMGGAGTWGMIAKWPEVFACAVPLCGGGDASKAETMKGVPIWIFHGDKDDSVPVEASRKMFAAMQGVKGNVQYTELPGAGHIITDQVYSKPELGEWIFAQKRVPATTKKR is encoded by the coding sequence ATGAAAACGCTGCTCCTCGGATTGTTCCTCATTCCGGCACTCCTTCACGCGAAGGAACCGTCGTCGCTCAACGGCATGACCAAGCCGGAGGTGAAGATCGTCCGGGAGTGGAAGTCCGACGACGGCAAGTCCCTCCAGGCGGAGCTGCTCGAATACTCGGAGACGGAGATCAAGGTCAACACGGCCAGGAACTTCAAGATCGTCAGGATCCCGATGGAGCGGCTCTCCCAGGAGGACCGCGACTTCGTCATGGCGATGGTGAAGAAGAACTCGCTCGACTACAGCCTCACCGACGGGAAGTTCGCCTCCCAGATGGTGGAAGGGGAGTTCACGAAGAACGTCTCCGAAAAGGGCCTGAAATACCAGATCAAGGGGAACCCCAAGTGGGACGGTAAGAAGCGCTATCCGCTCATGATCTGGCTTCACGGGGCAGGGCAGAGCGGTGACGACAACACCTCCCAGTCCGCCGGGTCCCCCCGGCAGCTCTACAATGAGGAGGCGCAGAAAAAGCAGCCGTTCTTCATGCTCATGCCGCAGTGCCCGGACCGTGCGATCGGCTGGAAAAATGAAGTGGCGGACAACCTGATGGCCCTGGTCACCGATCTCACGGACAACCTCCCCATCGACAAGGACCGGATCTACCTGACCGGCTCCAGCATGGGTGGGGCCGGTACTTGGGGGATGATCGCCAAATGGCCGGAGGTTTTCGCCTGTGCGGTGCCACTGTGCGGGGGCGGGGATGCCTCGAAGGCGGAAACCATGAAGGGCGTTCCCATCTGGATCTTCCACGGCGACAAGGATGACTCGGTGCCGGTCGAGGCTTCGCGCAAGATGTTCGCCGCCATGCAGGGCGTGAAGGGGAATGTCCAATACACCGAACTGCCCGGAGCCGGCCACATCATCACGGACCAAGTTTACAGCAAGCCGGAGCTGGGAGAGTGGATTTTCGCCCAGAAACGGGTGCCTGCCACGACCAAAAAGCGCTGA
- a CDS encoding valine--tRNA ligase, with translation MSELPKAYEPQAVEAKWYAAWIDGKCFEADPSSGKDGYSIVIPPPNVTGILHLGHVLNNSLQDILARRARQNGKEVLWLPGTDHAGIATQAKVERELREKEGKTRRDLGREPFLERVWDFKNKHGDIIINQLKRLGCSCDWSRERFTMDEAYTKWVSHVFVELFKDGAIYRGKRMVNWCPVSLTALSDEEVIMKPQRSKLYFMKYAVSGSDGEYLEISTTRPETLMGDTAVAVNPKDPRFAKYIGLNVIRPFPLAEIPIIADEHVDMEFGTGALKITPAHDKADFEIGQRHNLEIIDILTPDAHINCPEVPELHGLDRFVARKRAAAKLDEMGLLIKVEEYDNNVGFSERADVPIEPRISMQWFLKYPCVHEASEAVANGDIVFRPERWAKTYAHWMENLQDWCISRQLWWGHQIPVWYRKDKLEALKNAESLDMSDFSSGDIHVGVEAPADADNWQRDEDVMDTWFSSWLWPFATMADVGEESDTLKKFYPTDDLVTGPDIIFFWVARMIMAGFKFTGALPFRNVYFTAIIRDLQGRKMSKSLGNSPDPIDLMEKYGADGLRFGLMRIAPVGSDVRFDETSIEEGRNFANKLYNACRFRQMAGEEVQLLETYTDLPVYHMDVMAKLDELTADLAALYADYRFGEIAQRLYEFLWAEFCDRFLEAVKLDLRETATPAERAATLGTFDAVMSRFLQLLHPYMPHVTEELSSRMGYISAGEYLMQKVLPEEPLLALVHVESIDGAKKVAADVYEAAARIRNLKAEYKMGSRKDIRFIVKLAPEWVAAETKILALLAGAGEIVLDSSYEAPKGTPASLTPVGEVYMPLEGLIDVEAERIRITKEIEKTEQEVRKAEGKLGNASFVDRAPPEVVEQEKERLADWKGKLQQLRDMLSALG, from the coding sequence ATGTCCGAGTTGCCGAAAGCCTATGAACCGCAGGCGGTGGAAGCCAAATGGTACGCCGCCTGGATCGACGGAAAATGCTTCGAGGCCGATCCTTCCTCCGGGAAGGACGGTTATTCGATCGTCATTCCGCCGCCGAATGTCACCGGCATCCTGCACCTCGGCCACGTCCTGAACAACTCCCTGCAGGACATCCTCGCCCGCCGTGCCCGCCAGAACGGGAAGGAAGTGCTCTGGCTCCCGGGGACGGACCACGCCGGCATCGCCACCCAGGCGAAGGTGGAGCGGGAACTGCGCGAAAAGGAGGGCAAAACCCGCCGCGACCTGGGCCGGGAGCCGTTCCTGGAACGGGTTTGGGATTTCAAGAACAAGCACGGCGACATCATCATCAACCAGCTCAAGCGGCTGGGCTGTTCCTGTGACTGGAGCCGCGAGCGTTTCACGATGGATGAAGCCTACACCAAGTGGGTGAGCCATGTGTTCGTGGAGCTTTTCAAGGACGGTGCCATCTACCGCGGCAAGCGCATGGTGAACTGGTGCCCGGTTTCCCTCACCGCCCTCTCCGATGAGGAGGTGATCATGAAGCCGCAGCGGTCGAAGCTGTATTTCATGAAATACGCCGTCTCCGGCTCGGATGGCGAATACCTCGAAATTTCCACCACCCGCCCCGAAACCCTGATGGGGGACACCGCGGTGGCGGTGAATCCGAAGGACCCGCGCTTCGCGAAATACATCGGCCTCAATGTCATCCGGCCGTTCCCGCTGGCAGAGATCCCGATCATCGCGGACGAGCACGTGGACATGGAGTTCGGCACGGGTGCGCTGAAGATCACCCCCGCGCATGACAAGGCGGACTTCGAGATCGGCCAGCGCCACAATCTGGAGATCATCGACATCCTGACCCCGGACGCGCACATCAACTGCCCGGAGGTGCCTGAACTGCACGGCTTGGACCGCTTCGTCGCCCGCAAGCGCGCCGCCGCGAAGCTGGACGAGATGGGCCTGCTCATCAAGGTGGAGGAATACGACAACAACGTCGGCTTCTCCGAGCGCGCCGATGTGCCGATCGAGCCGCGCATTTCCATGCAGTGGTTCCTGAAATACCCCTGCGTGCATGAGGCGTCCGAGGCCGTGGCCAACGGCGACATCGTATTCCGTCCGGAACGCTGGGCGAAGACCTATGCCCACTGGATGGAGAACCTGCAGGACTGGTGCATCAGCCGCCAGCTCTGGTGGGGCCACCAGATCCCGGTGTGGTACCGCAAGGACAAGCTGGAGGCTCTCAAGAACGCGGAATCGCTCGATATGTCGGACTTCTCCTCGGGAGACATCCACGTCGGCGTGGAGGCTCCCGCCGATGCGGACAACTGGCAGCGGGACGAGGACGTGATGGACACCTGGTTCTCCTCATGGCTGTGGCCGTTCGCCACCATGGCGGATGTGGGCGAGGAATCGGACACGCTCAAGAAGTTCTACCCGACCGACGACCTCGTGACCGGCCCGGACATCATTTTCTTCTGGGTCGCCCGGATGATCATGGCTGGCTTCAAGTTCACCGGCGCGCTGCCGTTCCGGAACGTGTATTTCACCGCCATCATCCGCGACCTCCAGGGGCGCAAGATGTCGAAATCCCTGGGCAACTCGCCGGACCCCATCGACCTGATGGAGAAATACGGTGCCGACGGACTGCGGTTCGGCCTCATGCGCATCGCTCCGGTTGGTTCGGACGTGCGTTTCGACGAGACCTCGATCGAGGAAGGCCGGAACTTCGCCAACAAGCTCTACAATGCCTGCCGTTTCCGCCAGATGGCGGGAGAGGAAGTGCAACTGCTGGAGACCTACACGGACCTGCCCGTCTATCACATGGACGTGATGGCGAAGCTGGACGAACTGACCGCCGATCTGGCCGCGCTCTACGCGGACTACCGTTTCGGTGAGATCGCCCAGCGGCTTTACGAATTCCTCTGGGCGGAGTTCTGCGATCGCTTCCTGGAGGCGGTGAAGCTGGACCTACGGGAAACCGCGACGCCTGCCGAAAGGGCTGCCACGCTCGGCACCTTCGATGCGGTGATGAGCCGTTTCCTCCAACTCCTGCACCCCTACATGCCGCACGTGACGGAGGAGCTGTCCAGCCGCATGGGCTACATTTCCGCCGGGGAATACCTGATGCAGAAAGTCCTGCCGGAGGAGCCGTTGCTCGCGCTCGTCCACGTGGAGAGCATCGACGGGGCGAAAAAAGTCGCCGCAGATGTCTATGAAGCCGCTGCCCGCATCCGCAACCTGAAGGCGGAATACAAGATGGGCTCGCGGAAGGACATCCGCTTCATCGTGAAGCTGGCTCCGGAGTGGGTTGCCGCCGAGACGAAGATCCTGGCGCTGCTGGCCGGGGCAGGGGAGATCGTGCTCGATTCCTCCTATGAGGCTCCGAAAGGAACGCCCGCATCCCTCACGCCGGTGGGGGAGGTCTATATGCCGCTGGAAGGCCTCATCGACGTGGAAGCGGAGCGCATCCGCATCACCAAGGAGATCGAGAAGACCGAACAGGAAGTGCGGAAGGCCGAAGGAAAGCTGGGCAACGCGAGCTTCGTGGACCGTGCTCCGCCGGAAGTGGTGGAGCAGGAGAAAGAGCGTCTCGCGGACTGGAAAGGAAAGCTCCAGCAACTGCGGGATATGCTTTCGGCATTGGGATGA
- a CDS encoding DUF4332 domain-containing protein yields the protein MAHITTIPGIGKSVQELLEVAGFLDMEAVARAGVDDLVAALEKANSILKISDHTPPRASVEEWVETAREMTGISAAPVEREAPRRMPVNYEGNAEVAQMLEDSPCAIPLPVKIMVDNKLGVSDIPPAILLNRYSGDLEVRVSDSDQHSEPAHSSQAEPPARRPSAQRDSSEASRPSPGGHIHRAASPESRLDIDTSRVKTFEEFSSVPAQRQPRKKSQQESDRVALLRAPREETNRGKNPNSRFYVKGVLHTHPLSLAFGAVVTLLLMILLPAAIVSAGLLFVSDQFPGSLPWVPKWLLAIPAALPVVGFLYLVFGVGGKCRICGQRLFWPRHCRKNSKAHHVPGIGHIVPTALHMLTFKWFRCIYCGTPVRLKK from the coding sequence ATGGCGCACATCACCACCATTCCCGGAATCGGGAAATCAGTCCAGGAACTGCTCGAGGTCGCGGGATTTCTCGACATGGAAGCGGTTGCCCGTGCCGGGGTGGATGACCTGGTTGCCGCCTTGGAAAAGGCGAACTCCATCCTGAAAATTTCCGACCACACCCCGCCCCGTGCCTCCGTGGAGGAATGGGTGGAAACGGCCCGTGAGATGACCGGGATCTCCGCCGCGCCGGTGGAGAGGGAAGCTCCCCGCCGGATGCCGGTGAACTATGAGGGAAATGCCGAGGTGGCGCAGATGCTGGAGGATTCCCCCTGCGCCATCCCTCTGCCGGTCAAGATCATGGTGGACAACAAGCTCGGCGTGTCCGACATCCCGCCGGCCATCCTGCTCAACCGCTATTCCGGTGACCTCGAGGTGCGGGTGAGCGACAGTGACCAGCACTCCGAACCGGCCCATTCCTCCCAAGCTGAGCCGCCCGCCCGGCGACCCTCCGCCCAACGCGATTCCTCCGAAGCATCCCGCCCTTCTCCCGGCGGCCATATCCACCGGGCGGCCTCCCCGGAGTCCCGCCTGGATATCGATACCAGTCGGGTGAAGACCTTCGAGGAGTTTTCCAGTGTTCCGGCGCAGCGACAACCCCGGAAGAAATCCCAACAGGAGAGTGACCGCGTGGCGCTCCTGCGGGCTCCCCGTGAGGAGACCAACCGCGGGAAGAACCCGAACTCCCGCTTCTACGTCAAAGGCGTCCTCCATACCCATCCGCTGAGCCTGGCGTTCGGGGCGGTTGTCACGCTGTTGCTGATGATCCTGTTGCCGGCGGCGATCGTGTCCGCGGGGTTGCTGTTTGTCTCGGACCAGTTCCCGGGAAGCCTCCCATGGGTGCCGAAGTGGCTGCTTGCCATCCCGGCGGCCCTTCCGGTGGTGGGGTTCCTTTATCTGGTTTTCGGGGTGGGCGGGAAATGCCGGATCTGCGGCCAACGCCTGTTCTGGCCGCGCCATTGCCGGAAGAACTCGAAGGCCCACCATGTCCCGGGTATCGGCCATATCGTCCCCACCGCGCTGCACATGTTGACGTTCAAATGGTTCCGCTGTATCTACTGCGGTACTCCCGTACGCCTCAAAAAGTAG
- a CDS encoding thioredoxin family protein: MEFPPCIPAFGIRLCLAVLASLCVTGCGLGGKKDAKKEPNPFGATGIPPQLRPKGGDGTQVKPGGNVDAARLAAAIAPEEDLVFTDPDNPDKGLPELGALLSNPKKGPWEDNEGVAKRRASREGKPLLIWFTDPRSAPGKALSEELFSRPDFGAWADEKLVRLIVDSNPSVETESFAEHDDKVLRRKQAATEMKKRYKVLGHPTLLLLNPSGEVIGRYRGYKRGDADFTWGLLKQGEIASATAYGQLRKNLEKKGYREWQDTKGRKVFAKLLNYHQGNLVLIEPDGLRSQTKETRLSSQDREWIKQQKMLRGIQ; this comes from the coding sequence ATGGAATTTCCTCCCTGCATACCCGCCTTTGGGATCCGCCTCTGCCTTGCGGTTCTGGCCAGCCTGTGCGTCACAGGTTGCGGGCTGGGGGGAAAGAAGGATGCCAAGAAGGAACCCAACCCGTTCGGTGCCACCGGCATCCCACCCCAGCTCCGGCCGAAAGGCGGTGATGGCACCCAGGTGAAACCGGGGGGGAATGTGGATGCCGCCCGTCTGGCCGCCGCCATCGCCCCGGAGGAGGATCTCGTTTTCACGGACCCGGACAACCCGGACAAGGGTCTTCCTGAGCTGGGGGCACTGCTTTCAAATCCCAAAAAAGGTCCGTGGGAGGATAATGAGGGCGTCGCCAAACGGCGCGCTTCCCGGGAGGGAAAGCCGCTGTTGATCTGGTTCACGGATCCACGGTCCGCTCCGGGCAAGGCACTCAGCGAGGAGCTGTTTTCCAGACCGGATTTCGGAGCGTGGGCGGATGAGAAGCTGGTCCGCCTCATTGTGGACTCGAATCCTTCCGTCGAGACTGAAAGCTTCGCGGAACATGATGACAAGGTCCTGCGGCGGAAGCAGGCGGCGACGGAGATGAAGAAGCGCTACAAGGTTCTGGGGCATCCCACCTTGCTGCTGCTCAATCCCAGCGGTGAGGTGATCGGACGCTACCGCGGCTACAAGCGCGGCGACGCGGATTTCACATGGGGCTTGCTCAAGCAGGGCGAGATCGCTTCCGCCACCGCCTACGGGCAACTGCGGAAAAATCTGGAGAAGAAAGGCTACCGGGAGTGGCAGGACACGAAGGGGCGCAAGGTCTTCGCCAAGCTCCTCAACTACCATCAGGGGAACCTTGTTCTGATAGAGCCGGACGGACTCCGTTCGCAGACCAAAGAGACGCGGCTGTCCTCCCAGGACCGGGAGTGGATCAAGCAGCAGAAAATGCTGCGGGGCATCCAGTGA
- the trxB gene encoding thioredoxin-disulfide reductase — translation MENVIIIGTGCAGYTAAIYTARANLSPLLLSGTQPGGQLTTTTEVENFPGFPQGIMGPELMMNMQSQAEKFGARIAWASVESVEKRADGTFLLKAGEESFEAKTVIIATGAAPRHLGLPNEKQLIGHGLTSCATCDGAFYRDVPVAVIGGGDSACEEAGFLTRFASKVYLIHRREELRASKIMADRALANPKIEPVWNSGVTEYLTDEKGEMRAVEITNLVTGEKSELEVACVFVAIGHVPNSAFLGDLVDQDENGYILQNPGRTSTKTPGLFAAGDVADHYYRQAITAAGQGCGAALEAERYLSEHE, via the coding sequence ATGGAAAACGTCATCATCATCGGCACCGGATGTGCCGGATACACCGCCGCGATCTATACCGCCCGCGCCAATCTTTCGCCGCTCCTTCTGTCCGGAACCCAGCCTGGAGGCCAGCTCACCACCACCACGGAAGTCGAGAACTTCCCCGGCTTCCCGCAGGGCATCATGGGGCCGGAACTGATGATGAACATGCAGAGCCAGGCGGAGAAATTCGGCGCCCGCATCGCATGGGCCAGCGTGGAGTCCGTGGAGAAGCGGGCCGACGGGACCTTCCTGCTCAAAGCAGGGGAGGAATCCTTCGAGGCGAAAACCGTGATCATCGCTACCGGCGCCGCACCCCGGCATCTGGGCCTGCCGAATGAGAAACAGCTCATCGGCCATGGCCTCACTTCCTGCGCCACCTGTGATGGAGCGTTCTACCGGGATGTGCCTGTTGCTGTCATCGGGGGTGGTGACAGCGCCTGTGAGGAAGCGGGATTCCTCACCCGCTTCGCCAGCAAGGTCTATCTCATCCACCGGCGGGAGGAACTCCGCGCCTCCAAGATCATGGCGGACCGCGCCTTGGCGAATCCGAAGATCGAGCCGGTGTGGAACTCCGGCGTCACGGAATACCTCACCGATGAAAAAGGTGAGATGCGCGCCGTGGAGATCACCAATCTCGTGACCGGGGAGAAAAGCGAACTGGAGGTTGCCTGCGTGTTCGTGGCCATCGGCCATGTACCCAACAGCGCCTTCCTCGGTGATCTGGTGGATCAGGACGAGAACGGATACATCCTCCAGAACCCGGGGCGGACTTCCACCAAGACTCCGGGACTTTTCGCAGCCGGGGATGTTGCTGACCACTATTACCGGCAGGCAATTACCGCTGCGGGGCAAGGCTGCGGTGCCGCGCTGGAAGCGGAACGCTACCTTTCAGAGCACGAATAA
- a CDS encoding outer membrane protein transport protein, whose translation MNKTQGFAALLALAPAWVHAAGYYLPNQDAFATAKGNAFVATADNPSAVFYNPAGMTQLDSPGFQMGAYSIVLGNEVKMNGERHEARDELQVAPSIFYAAPFNEKISYGFALNSPFGLGTEWGQDTPFRTVVTEARLMYVSGTSAIAYKVTDTLSVGAAFSVNYADLTLEQGIGGPGSYFRYEGNGLGVSGGLSVLWQPAEKHSFGATYTTKSTFNLEGSTTSDLLASDHSAELDFMAPARASIGYSFRPKPGWNFEVNVEWLDWDSLNTLTLESDSIGGSMGVPFEWKSSFIYEAGVSYTTPDGYVFAVGYDFNANSQPDENFTPGVSDANRHWFNLGFGRKGECNDWMVAYQFGYSNRTVDDAANVLANGRYESRHHALVLSWQHRF comes from the coding sequence ATGAATAAAACCCAAGGATTCGCTGCCCTCCTCGCACTAGCTCCAGCATGGGTCCATGCCGCCGGCTACTACCTTCCAAACCAGGATGCCTTCGCGACGGCGAAAGGTAACGCCTTTGTCGCCACTGCGGATAATCCCTCCGCGGTGTTCTACAACCCTGCGGGGATGACACAGCTTGACAGCCCGGGGTTCCAGATGGGGGCTTACTCCATCGTCCTTGGCAACGAGGTGAAGATGAACGGGGAGCGGCATGAAGCCCGTGACGAGCTCCAAGTGGCTCCCAGCATTTTCTACGCTGCTCCGTTCAATGAGAAAATCAGCTACGGATTCGCGCTGAACAGTCCGTTCGGGCTGGGAACGGAATGGGGGCAGGACACGCCTTTCCGGACCGTGGTGACGGAAGCACGCCTGATGTATGTCAGCGGTACCTCCGCCATCGCCTACAAGGTGACGGACACGCTCTCCGTGGGGGCCGCGTTTTCGGTCAACTACGCGGATCTCACCCTGGAACAGGGCATCGGCGGCCCTGGCAGCTATTTCCGCTATGAAGGGAATGGATTGGGCGTTTCAGGCGGTCTCAGCGTGCTCTGGCAACCGGCGGAGAAGCACTCTTTCGGAGCCACCTACACCACGAAATCCACTTTCAACCTGGAGGGCAGCACCACTTCCGATCTTCTGGCGAGCGACCACTCCGCAGAACTTGATTTCATGGCCCCTGCACGGGCATCGATCGGCTACTCATTCCGTCCCAAACCCGGTTGGAACTTTGAGGTCAACGTCGAGTGGTTGGATTGGGATTCCCTGAACACGCTGACCCTGGAGTCGGATTCCATCGGCGGATCCATGGGGGTTCCTTTCGAATGGAAGTCTTCCTTCATCTACGAAGCAGGTGTTTCCTACACGACTCCCGATGGCTACGTCTTCGCGGTCGGTTATGATTTCAACGCCAACTCGCAGCCGGATGAGAATTTCACCCCGGGTGTTTCGGATGCGAACCGCCACTGGTTCAACCTTGGTTTCGGACGCAAAGGCGAATGCAACGACTGGATGGTAGCCTACCAGTTCGGTTATTCGAACAGGACTGTGGACGATGCGGCGAACGTCCTGGCGAATGGCCGCTATGAGTCCCGCCACCACGCCCTGGTCCTTTCCTGGCAGCATCGTTTCTGA
- a CDS encoding SDR family NAD(P)-dependent oxidoreductase, which yields MSSSSIVVTGASSGIGRELAIQLADTGREIWLVGRDAGRLEETADLVRGRGAVAHVVPLDLTDIERTGNYLTEHFPEGKVIDEVYLAAAVSSFGEFHETLPEDWERLYHTNLLSPIQWTHHFYRNMVPHRKGRIVLISSLAGYTGYPTATAYAAMKGGLLGLFRSLCFEAGMNGVSLHLVSPGYVKTRIYEAAIFRKTSYEQTMKLINEMGFPMITPEKSARLIIRGVARNKAEFALPGYASLLKWIAPRFPWMIGMVHRKMMKSFRRSA from the coding sequence ATGAGTTCCTCCTCCATAGTCGTCACGGGTGCCAGTTCCGGCATCGGACGTGAACTGGCCATCCAGCTCGCGGACACGGGTCGTGAAATCTGGCTGGTGGGGAGGGATGCGGGCCGCCTTGAGGAAACGGCGGATCTGGTCAGGGGGAGGGGTGCGGTAGCCCATGTGGTCCCTCTCGACCTGACGGACATCGAGCGTACAGGAAACTATCTGACGGAACATTTCCCGGAAGGTAAAGTCATCGATGAAGTGTACCTCGCTGCGGCGGTTTCATCGTTCGGAGAGTTCCATGAAACTCTACCGGAAGACTGGGAGAGGTTGTATCACACGAATCTCCTGAGTCCCATCCAGTGGACCCACCATTTCTACCGGAATATGGTTCCGCACCGCAAAGGGCGGATCGTCCTGATCTCTTCACTCGCCGGATACACAGGCTACCCCACGGCGACCGCCTATGCGGCGATGAAAGGAGGATTGCTCGGTTTGTTCCGGAGTCTCTGTTTTGAAGCCGGCATGAACGGGGTGTCCCTGCATCTCGTCTCTCCCGGTTATGTGAAGACCCGGATCTACGAGGCCGCGATTTTCAGGAAGACCTCTTACGAGCAGACCATGAAACTCATCAATGAGATGGGTTTCCCGATGATCACCCCGGAAAAATCAGCCAGGCTGATCATCCGTGGGGTCGCAAGGAACAAGGCTGAATTCGCGCTTCCCGGCTACGCATCACTCCTCAAGTGGATCGCTCCCAGATTTCCGTGGATGATCGGGATGGTGCATCGCAAAATGATGAAAAGCTTCCGCCGTTCCGCATGA
- a CDS encoding SDR family oxidoreductase — protein sequence MSLKPAFTRAFSGKNVILTGGASGIGQAMLKLLLEAGAKVHVLDASAEGLAALEGLSPGKGEFFTHLLDVRDRDAYAEVIREIRSRHDVIDFLFNNAGVTLLGEAYKIPFDRWKWLLDINLMGVIHGSHLVYPTMVAKGRGTIVNTASIAGSTGYATAAAYTTSKAAVLEFTRSLRAEAEGHGIRVIAACPGYVDSNIFARDRIMGAEREEMIKDLPVPMMTPDQAAYWLLEGVAAGKNTVIFPFNAKLLWTLSCWAPSLIKPFHRRFLRVFQKTA from the coding sequence ATGAGTCTGAAACCTGCATTCACCCGCGCTTTCTCCGGCAAGAACGTGATCCTTACCGGAGGAGCCTCCGGCATCGGACAAGCGATGCTCAAACTTCTGCTGGAAGCTGGCGCGAAGGTGCATGTGCTGGATGCCTCCGCCGAAGGATTGGCCGCCTTGGAAGGACTTTCTCCAGGGAAAGGGGAGTTCTTCACCCACCTTCTGGACGTCCGGGACCGGGATGCATATGCGGAGGTGATCCGGGAGATCCGCAGCCGGCATGACGTCATCGACTTCCTTTTCAACAATGCCGGCGTCACGCTGTTGGGTGAGGCTTACAAGATTCCTTTCGACCGCTGGAAGTGGTTGCTGGACATCAATTTGATGGGGGTGATCCACGGCTCGCATCTGGTCTACCCGACGATGGTTGCGAAGGGCAGGGGCACCATTGTGAACACGGCTTCCATTGCCGGCAGTACCGGTTACGCAACCGCAGCCGCCTACACCACCTCAAAGGCGGCTGTGCTGGAGTTCACGCGTTCCTTGCGGGCGGAGGCGGAAGGCCATGGCATCCGCGTGATCGCCGCTTGTCCGGGATATGTGGACAGCAACATCTTTGCCCGCGACCGGATTATGGGTGCGGAAAGGGAGGAAATGATCAAGGACCTTCCGGTCCCGATGATGACGCCGGATCAGGCGGCATATTGGCTCCTGGAAGGGGTGGCAGCGGGAAAGAACACCGTCATCTTCCCATTCAATGCGAAGTTACTGTGGACGTTGTCCTGCTGGGCACCATCCCTGATCAAGCCCTTTCACCGGAGGTTTCTGCGCGTGTTCCAGAAGACGGCCTGA